A segment of the Pseudomonadota bacterium genome:
TTTTATCTAAATCTTCTTTAATATATTTTGTAAGGTATCTTTCCATAGCGACTATTCCGGCATGCATTCCGAAATAGTCAAGACTTTTTCGGAATGCATACCGGAATAACCGTTCAACTTATCGGTCATTTCAAAAATTGTTGATACAGCTTATAATTGTTGATGCGCGCTTTACATTAAAGTGTTTAGACAAACCAGCAGCCATTAGTCAATTGGCAATCTAATGAATCAAGGGCCATATGAATTACCAACCCAATGCCGACATAACGTAGTTTCGGGATAAAACAAAGTGCAACATAAAGTACTATGGGTAAAAAACCATGTAAAGGATGGAAGCCGATACTACAGCGCCCGCCATCATATATCGGATTTGCAATAAGATGGTCGATGTCTACAAGTATTGTGGAAATCATTATAAAATAAGCTGATTTCCAATCCCGCCGAAAGAACAGGAAAGCAACAATTGCCGGAATAAGAAAATGCAAACAGATATGTATAATCAACTCCTTTTATTATCCATCAGGATAATATTTTTGTGCTCCATCCAACAAGTAATTTAACAGATCTTAATATTTTCCCTTCAGGGATGAGAGTAAGAAAAGTGAATCTAAGATTTTTCACTGATAGCATAATAAACGCGAATATTAAATATGTTATATCAAATTAAGCGCTCAATGCATCCAAAAACCATAGAAGGTGCTAAAAATAATATAAATTTAACAGAGATAATTTCAAAACGTTTCAGTTTGGTCAAGGTCAAGGTGGGCGAAAGTTTCAACCACAGGAATACATTGTTTTTAAATCCCAGAATTCCGGGATTGTATGCATGGAACAACACACAGGCGATATTACAGGCTGGAATATCAAATGGGCTGATGCCCAAGATCGATTAATTCACCGGCTCGTTCCTCGCCGCCCTTAGCTTAGAGTTCATCCGGTGAATCAAGGTGGTCGGAAGATTCGATTGAAAAAGTATTAATGTCTTCTTTTCTATAAATAAGTTTATAAGTTGCTTACGTTCCTAATACTACCCATTGAATTTATGTCCGTTACGAGGCTCAATACTCAGCCTGCACTTTCCTCTGTCAACGCTTCACTAAAGATGTTACCATCATTAATGCATGACTCGGGGCTGGTGTGGGTGGTTAATCCTTCACCATAGGGCACTTTCAGCCACTACTTCCTGCCGGTTTTAATCGGCGCTCCCAAAAGCGGATTTGACCCCAAGCACACAAATTTTGTCCTAAATTCTTTAAGATTGTAAAATTTAAATATTATTTTTTAAATTTTTCTTCTAAATCCCACAATCCCAATCAACCCAGAACATAGTAGCCAGATAGCCCCAGGAAGAGGAACCGGGCTGGTTGAGTAATTAATAATGCTTTGAGGCGGTGCGTTCTCTCCTTCCAACGTGAAACCCTCAGGTAATTCAATCCCTATGGTTGCGCTGTGTTGGAAATCCACGTACCCACTGGCAGCAGCCACCTCTCCAGTATCGCCAATTTCAATCTCACTAAAGTCCTCTAAATATGCATGGGTTGCTCCTCCACCTACTAAACCGTCAATCATCCATTGGTCACCGTTCTGAATAGGCACTGATAAACTCACTCTCAAGCTAAGAGCGTCTGGATCCTGACTTATAAATTGAACATCTGTGTGGATCTCTGGTAATGTTGGATTATAAAGAACCTCTCCAGAAGGTAGTGAGACCTGTAAAGCTTCTATCGTATATATGCTACTATCGTTTGGTATCATGCTTGTATCTTCGGAGTTTGCATATTCACCACTGAGGCTGTAGGACGTACTATTGAGGTAATTTCCTCCTGCTGGAATCACAGTGATGCCGACAGCGCCCACTATCGCCAATGATGGAGCACCAAACTCGTAATTGAAAGAACCTTCAACATCAATAAAGACAGTCCCATAGGCTGGGTTGCCAATCTCCTCCGGTCCTCTTGCAATGGAATCATAAAAGATAGCGCCCGCTATGTTAGCATAATATGCAGGTTCATTGGTGCCTGCTATCGCGTTTATCAGGTTTTCGGTGCGTGTAACAGTTCTGGCGGTGTCTAAACTGTAACCTGAATATCCCTTGATGCTTCCAGTGTTATGGTTGATGTCAATACTATTAGTGTGTATGTATTGTTCATTACTGACAACAGGACCGGTATTATAACTATATTGGGTAGACACGCCATCACCAAATGTTAGGATTGAGTCGCTCGAATCACTGGGGTAAATGCTGGAAAATACCCAGCCAAAAGACGGGATTGGCAAAGAAAGTACAAATAAAAGAGATACCGAAATACTAAATAATGCAATGCGTGAATGAATTTTCATTTTCCTCTCCTATAATTGGTTAAGTTCAACAGGTTGATCTATCTGAACAATGATTACAAATGGTACTGATATTTTAATGCACGCTTATGCATGTTTGCTGCTTATTTTTCCTCCTTTACCTTTAGGAGGATACCCAAAAAATTAATAATAAATAGACAATGCCCCCCAACATGTCCAGGCAGTAGAATGCAAACCTCCCCATTGAAAAATGTCACATCTATGTTAAAATTGACACATGCTGAATAGTGCATTTTTCAGTTGTTTATCTTAATTCCATGTCCGTTTAATTGTTCACAATTTCTAAAAAAAACAAAAGCCCCATGCTTCAATTATATGAAGATTGGGGCTTAAGTATATTCAGTCATATTAAATCCTAAAGAGCTATGAAAATGGATTATTTATTCCGGAAAACGTTAAAATAACATAACTTGTATTATGAACAATAATACGCCAGGGGTCAAGTTCGCTTTTGGCTCTTATTTTCCATATTAATAAGTTCGTCTATACATTTTTGATATTTATGGACTGGCGTTATTCAAAATGGAACTAAATTTATTAGCAAACCTTTTGAAATTTATATTTTGTTATCATGATTTACATTAGAAATCTACTATTTCCATGAAAATGTTAGATTTACTTTTTACAGGAATACACTGAATTAAAAAACATAACTATGATATGCCATAATTAAGGTAAAGGTTTAAATTATAGCTGAAGGTGTTTTATCTTACGGTTTCGCCTTGTACCATGCGGCATATATGGCCGGCAGAGACACAAGTGTCATTATTGTCGCACCAAACAGGCCTCCGCCGATAGCTACTGCCATAGGCCCCCAGAATACACTGAATGAAATGGGGATCATGGCTAAAATGGCCGCCGCTGCGGTTAGCATGATAGGACGAAAACGAAGTACTGTTGCATTTATTATCGAGTTCCATACCGATTCTCCGGCTTTAAGCTGCTGATCGATCTGGTCGATCAGGATAACGGTATTGCGCATGATAATACCTGCCAGAGCCAATATCCCAAACTGGACGACAAATCCCATGGGCCGACCCGTAAGAAATAGCCCCAGGCTGACACCGATTATGCCCATGGGAGCCGTAAGCAGTACCAGTACTACCTTGGAAATACTATGCAACTGCAATATTAAAAGTGTTGTGATAATCAGAATCATCAATGGCACAGGTTCAAGAAGCCAGCGGGTACTCTTGATGCTAAGCTCCATGGCTCCCCCGATTTCGATGCTGTAGCCTTGTGGAAGAGATTTGCGAAGGTCTGACAGATTTTTGAAAACTTTTGCGGTTGCATCATTTCCCAAGACACCGGGGATTGTTCCGGCCTGTACCGTGATGGTCGGCTTCAGATTTCGCCGCCAGATCAAGCCTTCTTCTGCATCGTAGCTTATTGTCGCGATCTGACCGAGAGGGATAAAGCGGCCCCTGCCGATGTGTATATTGAGATCCTTGATTCCGGATAAATCGGACCTGTTTTTTGCATCTGCACGAATCACAATGTTTACGGTCTTGTCTTTTTCCCGAAACTCGGCAACCGGTACGCCCGACAGAAGACTCTGAAGATTAAGAGACAAAGTCCGGCTGTCAATTCCAAGTATTCTTGCTTTGTCCTGATCAACGGTTAGATGCATGACTTTGTTTTTTTCATTCCAGTCCTGATTTACATTCCTAAGATTACTATCGGCCGCCATGACATCACGTACCTGTTTTGCAATGTCACGAACCTTTTGATGGTTAATCCCTGAAACACGAATCATTACCGGATAGGCATCGGATGGCCCGGTATTAATTACTTTGGCAATACCGCGTACATTTGGAAAGCTGGTAGTAAATATTTTTTTTGTTTTTTTCACAAGCCTGTTGCGTGCTTCAAAGTCCCTGGCTAAAATGATAAATTGTGCAAAATTGGTGTTGGGAAGCGTAGGCTCGGCGGTAAGGACGAAACGAGGCGCTCCTTTTCCTATATAATAGGAATATTGTATAATGCCCGGATCGTTGCTGATATGTTTTGCAAACTCATGTGCTTCCTGTTCGGTGGCTTGCAACGATGCTCCTTCGGGCAGGCGTAATTCGACTACTACTTCCGGTCTTGTAGAGGCCGGAAAAAACTCCTTCTTCACCTTTCCCATTAAAAAAACGGAAGCTATTAAGCTGGCCACGGTGGCCGCAATTACCAGCCAACGGTAGGTCAGGCACCATACCAGGATTCTTTTGAACAACCGGTAAAAGAATGTATCATAGATATTATGCTCATGACCGGCAGGAGTATGTTTTACTTTCACGAGGCTAAATCCGATCAGCGGCGTGACAGTAACTGCAACCACCCAGGAAATAAGCAAAGCAATCGTTACCACCGAAAAGATGCTTCCGGTAAATTCGGAAGCACTGCCCTTGGAAATAAACACGGGAATGAAACCTGCGCTCGTAACCAGGGTTCCCGTCAGAAGAGGAAAAGCAGTTGCTTTATAGGCAAAGGAAGCCGCAGAAAAGCGGTCCCATCCCTGTTCGAGTTTAACGGTCATCATTTCTATGGCGATAATGGCATCATCCACCAAAAGCCCCAAAGCAATGATAAGCGCCCCTAAAGAAATCTTATGGAGGTCGATTCCCAGAATTTGCATTGCAATAAAAACGCCTGCAATTACCAGTGGGATGCAAAGAGCGACAACAAGGCCGGATCGCAGCCCCAGGCTTAAGAAACAGACAATGATTACAATAATTACTGCTTCCGCCAAAACCTTAATGAATTCATTGATCGCAGCTTTCACAACTTGCGGCTGATCGGACACCGTGTTTAGTTCCAAACCCAGGGGGAGTTCTTTTTTGATGCGCTTTATAGCCTCATCGAGGTTTTGCCCCAGGTCCAGAATATTGCCACCTTTTTCCATGGATGCTGCCAGACCTATGGCCGGCAGACCATTATAAAACATCTTGGGTTCCGGTGGATCTGCATAACCACGTTTGATACCCGCAATATCACCCAGGCGAAAGGTACGTCCTCCGGCCCGAATTGGCAAACTCTTAAGCTCCTTAACCTTTTCAAACATACCTGTTGTACGGAGAAATATCTTATCTGTGGATGTTTCCATCATGCCGGAAGGAGCCATGGCATTCTGAGCCGCAACAAAGCGGGCGATAACAGCCGGATCAATACCCAATAAGGCAAGCTTGCCGTTTTCTATCTCGATAGTGATTATCTCGGGCTGAACCCCCAACAACTCAACTTTTTTGATATCTTTTATACGCAAAAGGTTTCGACGGATTTTTTCAGCTCTTTCCCGCATTTCCTCATATGTAAAACCGTCACCCGTAAGTGCATAGACACAACCAAAAACGTCATCAAAGCGATCATTAAAGAAAGGCCCAACAACACCTTGAGGAAGCGTTACCTTTATATCGTTGACCATATTACGCACTTCAAGCCAGGTTGGACGAACCTCGTCTTCGTGGACATCATCTTCTTTTAAAGCAACATATATAATGGATTTTCCCGGGGTGGAGTAACTCTTGAGATAATCCAGACCCGGTGTTTCCTGGAGCTTTTTTTCAATCTTGTCTGTTACCTGCTCTTCTATCTCTCTGGCGCTGGCACCTGGCCAGGCAACGCTTACGATCATCTGGCGGATAGTATAGTCAGGATCTTCCATGCGTCCCAGGTTTTGATAAGAAATGACTCCGCCAATAAAGGTAATAAAGATAAAATAGTAAATTATCTGCTTATGATTCAGCGCCCATTCTGTCAGATTAAAGGATTTCACTTTTTGTCACCTTCCATAACTTTCACCTTCTGACCTTCACGCAATTTATGAACACCGGCTGTAACAATAACTTCTCCTGTTTTCAAACCATCCGAGATCTGAACCCGGCCATTTCCGAAAATGCCCGTCCTGACCGGTCTGAGCCAGACTTTTTCTTCCCGGACTATCCAGACACAGGGGGTTTCTTTAGTTTGGTACAGAGCTGACAGGGGAATAGATGCAATAATGGTTTGATCATCCGGAGCTGCGATTTCTACTTTAGCTGTCATGCCCAGTTTGATTTCCGGCAATTGTTGTAACAGACTTACGCGAACCTTGTAAGTACGGGAAACGGGGTTCGCCATAGGCGATATTTCACGAATTTTGCCTGCAACAATCAAATCAGGCAGAGCCCAGAAAGTAATCCTGATCAAAGTAACATTTTTAAGATCACCAATACGGTTTTCAGGAACATAGATTTCAATCTCTAATTCTTTCTCATCTACCATAGTTATTACAATCTGTCCGGGGCCCACGACTTGTCCTGCCTCGGCACTGATTCCGGAAACCACACCCGAACGATCCGTACGCAGTGAACTGTATTTTAACTGGTTGGATACCTGTACATATTGAGCCTCTGCCTGCTGATACGTTGCTTGTGCTACTTCATAAGTACTTTCATAACGGTCAAGTTGTGCACGGCTGACCACATCCTGCTCGTACAATTGCCGATAGCGATTCAGGTTTTTCTCAGCCAAGTCCAATTGGGATTTAATAGCAGCAACCCGGGCAATTTGGCTGTTTACAGTTTCTGCAATATCCTGAGGATCAATCTGCATCAGTATCTGTCCCTGCTTGACCATGGAACCAAGCTCCACATATCGCTTGATTATTTTACCACCTACCTGAAAGGCTAATTGACTTTCCCTGCGGCCGCGAACCTCTCCTGAATACGAATAGTTTTTTATATTATCAGTAGTACTATCAACAATCATGGTACGAACCAGAGGGGTATCATCCTCTATCAAAGGAGCTGCCTGAAAACGGTCTTTGTAAAAAATCCCGGCAAAGATAAGACAAAATAAAAACATCAACAACAGAATCATGTATATTTTATTTCTGAGATTAGACACAAACAATTAAATACTCCTTTTTTATTTATAAATTTCCCGCAAATCGATTCCGGTAGCATAATGAGTCGCAGCCTCCGCTCTACGGTAATCATAAATAGAGCGGATGCGATTCGTCTCGGCATTTGTCATAAGGGTCACGGCATCAAGTACTTGTGTAGCCGTACCTTCACCTTCCTCATATCGTCTTTTGTTAATACGCAAATTTTCCTGCGCCTGATCCACGGCATCCTGGTTTGCCAGAATACGTGCATAAGCATTATGCAGATCAAGGGTGTAGCGCTGCAGTTCCAGTTTGATTTCATCAACAAGCCTGGCCCGTTGCTCCAGAAGCTGATTCTTTTGATACCCGGTTTTTTGTAAGTTTGCCATGGAACGTCCACCCTCGAAAAGATTTATGTTGACCCCGAACATCAACGACCAGTTATTCTCATGGAGCTGGTAGGAATTTTCCATATAATCATTTGATGCTCTCACGAAAAATTTCGGCAAAAATTCCGACTTTTTTGCAACCGTTTCAAGATTGATAGCATTTAATGTCCGGTCTACAATCTTTATTTCCGCACGCTTTTTTAAAGCTTCCATCCATAACTGTTCCAGATCAGGATTGGAAGGCGGCAAAATAGGATTATTTATCTCTTCAGCCCTGACCGGACTGTTTAGGGGTCTCAAAAGTAGATTGTTAAGATTCGCCGAACGCAAGGCTTCCAGATTTTTTAGTGTCAGTTGCTTCTGTCTGGCGTCTGACAGACGTACCTGGACCTGCAAAAGATCATTTCTGGTAGTAACACCTGCCTTGTAAAGCTTGTCCGCATCCCTGTAATGTGCCTCCAGCCGCTCAATATCCTTGTCTGCCGCAACAACCAGATGTTCTGACTCCAGCAATTCATAGAACACTACAGTAAATTCTAAAGCGGCGGAGTTTCGTATTCTGGCAGAATCAAATTTTTTTGCTTCAAGAAGCATACTGCTTGCCTGATAACGTGAAAGGCTGCCATAAAAATCAAACAGAATCTGCTGTATGCTGATACTGTATGAATAGTGATGGGAGTCGGAAGTATTGATTGCCATACCGTTTACGGTCATAGCCGGTTGACGGTCCAGACTTGTATGCCCTGCAGAAGCATCGATTCTGGGCAGAAGACCTGAACGTGCAACATTAACATCCGACTCGGCAATTCTTTCGCTAAACCCTGCGATTTTAACAGCCCGGCCTTGTTTTGTAACGATTTTCAGACCTTCTGAAAGAGTTATCATTTGCGGTACATCATCAGCAGCAATACCGGCATTTGAGTAGCAGATTAATATCACCGTAAGTAAAATTGTCCGCCACTTCTTGATCATTGATAAATTTATCTTACAATATCTCATGCAATATCTCTTTATTGATTTATAATTTATTAATCTTCCATCATAACCCAGCAGGTATGATCTACCAGACCAAACCGCTTCAGACCACAGGCCAAACAAAAGCCTACATCTGTTTTTGTATTTGTTTGTTTCCGCTCCTGCCACTGGAGAATTACGCTGATATCACTGTTGGTGGCAGAATTTATATAAAAGTTCATTTCCGGAATCGCCGGTCCCTTGAAAGTTTTACAAAATTCCTTCAAATATTGGCGGGCCTGCTCCGCAAAATGGCCGGATGTTCGAACAGCTACTATCTCCAGAAGTTTCATCATAATTTACCTCACTTTCCCTTTTTATGTATTAGCCAAAAACGTGCCAAAATATTTATCTTGCAAATACAGACATATAAACGAATTCAACAAACAAAGTTATTGTATGCAACGCCTTACGCGTTGCATTTCGCGCTTATTGCTTTACAGATTGTAATAAGCTATATTTTGACTATCTATTTTGACTGCTTATCAAAATTCGGACTTTTTTGGAGTTCATAAATAATGGGAGACACTAATGCCGATAGATGAAAATTATTTTTTCCGGGAAGCTACGCTGCGCATCTGCAGTAGTCTGGAGATCGAAAAAGCGCTATGGAACTGCTTTATCTATATCCGTGACTATATCCCGGCAGATATAATACTTATAGATATTTATGATCCGGAAACCGGGATTGGGGAAACCATTGCAAAAGCAGATTTAAGCGGAGGAAAACTTATATCCGCCAAAACTGTTGCTCCGGCGGATACTAAAAAGCTTATCGAGGAATTGCGAATAAACCCTGAAATGACACCAAAGATATTGGTGGCCAACCGAATTGGCGATCATCCGATTTTGGGCCCAATGTCCGATATTGTTGGCCACCCTGATGCCGCGTTTATGGCAATCGGGCCAAACCCGGAATGGGATTTTATTGCCGGTATTCTTATCGGTAATAACAAAGGTAAAAAATACTCGGAAAAACATGTACAATTATTTACGCTTTTAAGTGAACCTTTTACCATTGCACTCAGCAATTATTTACGTTACCGGGAAGTACTGCGGCTTAAAGAAGTTCTTGCGGATGACAACCGGTACTTACAGGAAGAGTTACTGCAGCAGGCAGGAGAAGAGATCGTTGGCGCCCATTTCGGTCTGAAGCAGGTCATGGAAAAGGTCGGCCAGGTTGCGCCCCTTTCCAGTCCTGTTCTCTTGTTGGGAGAAACTGGAACAGGAAAAGAGGTCATAGCCACAGCCATTCATAATCTGTCGCTTAGAAGAAACGGCCCATTTATTAAAGTTAATTGCGGTGCCATCCCTGAATCCCTTATGGACAGCGAACTATTTGGCCATGAGAAAGGTTCATTTACCGGAGCCCTTTCTCAGAAACGCGGCCGCTTTGAGCGGGCCCATGGCGGCACAATCTTTCTTGATGAGATCGGCGAGTTAACTCCAGGAGCACAGATCAGACTCTTGCGGGTAATCCAGGAAAAGGAGATAGAACGGGTTGGCGGATCGGAAACCATCAAGATTGACATCCGGGTTATTGCTGCTACGCACCGCAATCTGGAAACCATGCTGGCAGAAGGCAAGTTCCGTACAGACCTATATTTCCGCCTACGGGTTTTTCCGATTGTAATTTCGCCTCTGCGTGACCGACGCGCCGATATTCCTGCTTTGATCCAATATTTTATGGTGAAAAAGACTCAAGAGCTGGGCTTTTTAAAGGTCCCAACCCTCGCACCCGGTGCAATTGAAAAACTTATGAACTACAACTGGCCCGGCAATGTCCGGGAATTGCAAAATGCAGTTGAGCACGCCCTTATCCTCAGCAGGGAACAACCACTGGCCTTCGATAGTCTGGGTGATATTATTCCCCGCACAGAAGCAATAATACCAGAGAGTAACGGGAAAAACCCTTTCAGTCTTGAACAAACAATGTCAGAAGCGATTGTAAAAGCCCTGCAAATGTCCAATGGCCGTGTAGGTGGTGAAAACGGCGCAGCAAAGATTCTGGAAATTAATCCTTCAACACTTCGAACCAAAATGCGTAAGCTCGGTATCCATGCCAACACCAAAGGAACTAAATGAAAAATCCATTAATTTAATCAGTTTTACATATTGCAATGGCTTATTAAAATGACGAGTCCAAAAATCGTTACTGGTATAACACTTACCATTCATATCCCATCCTTATGGTTACCTCACTAGTCTCTATACCATCACCAAAACCGTAGCAGGCATCCTTGTCTCCAAAAAAGGCCTGAAGCTTCAGATCAGTATAAAACTGGGGGGTAAGATACCACTTGATTGAAGGTTTAAGCATATACGTACTGCCTTCACCATGTTTTCCGGGATTAACTGCTACTATAATTATTGGATTAAGCCTGGAAGCCCACCAATAGGTCATGATTTGAAACATGAACACATCTTGTTCTCTCATATTTCTGCGGTCGTATCTGAGTGTTTTGTGGTTGGCTGTTTCAAATGTGGTGCCTTCATAATGCGGAACGTAATGCGAATCGCTCAAATAGTTATTCCATTCATTGATAGTTTTATGAATCCATTCTACTGAAACTTTCGTCAGATCTTTAGAAAGCCACCTTAAGCGCAGATCCTTGTCAATCGCAAGCATTGTTTTTGTAACAGGATGATATTCAAATGTATATTGTTCAGTTCCTGCTGCATTATAATAATAACTTGATCTTGGAAGACCTATAGGATACGCCGTATATCGGGAAACCTCTCCTCTTACGATAGCTTCCAAGCCAAACGCCAACAATTGGTAACTGAAATAAGCTCCGTAAACATGTTGCTTGTTATAATTCATCTCGGCTGTTGATGGGAACGGAAGATTAAAAAATGTTGGGTTGAGTACAAAATCCTTCATTATCACGCTTGGTTCATTAACTACATCTCTGAAATATACAAAAGATAAGTTGAGTCTGTCTCCGATTAATGCAGATACCTTGGCTCCGTATTCATTATTGTTGGTGGGAACGTTATACCGGAATTTTGCAATCCCCTTATTATCGGCAAACGGCAATATGCTTGCATATGGAGCTTGCAATTGACCCTCAGATGTATAATTGGTTACTGTGTCAAGAGGCCCGAATTGAGTAGGCCTGATATCAGGAATCCACAATAAATCAAAATTGAGTCTGATTTTTGTCATTTTTGGAAGACTGTAATTGAGCCGGCCCATCCAAAGAGGAGTCTTAACATCATCGGGATTCTGAAAAAATAAATTGAAAGAAGTATCCGGCGGGTTGATAACATCATTAAGTGTTTCCAGCAGACCCTCGCCCCAGGAAACGATTTGTCTTCCCGGCCTGAAAAAGCCGTTTCCAAAATCACCTCTATAAGAAAAATCTATAAAGGCTTCCCTTAAATCACTTTCAAATCTTACGTCTTCTAAGCCGTAATCAAACCTTGAAGCACCAAGATTATTTTTGATATCGTATCTCTGTGCAGCAAGATCAAAAATCGAATCATAAGCGCCACGAAACGTTAGATGTAATTTTTCTACTGAAAACGACCCCCATTGCATTTTAGGATCAATATCAATATCGAATTTTAAAGTATTTCTTTGTTGTACTCCATATGCTTCATCGAAAAAGCCGTACTGAAGACCATTTGCATCACGTAAAACAAAACCGGATTCAAAAAACCCATGAAAACTGGTAGACATTGCAGCAGATGCATTTAAAGAGAAAATAATCAATATTACCAAAATGGCAAAAACAAAGACAACTGCTTCACCCAATCTTCTTTTACTCATATCTTTTCTCCTAAAATTTATGTTTTTAAAAAGACACAGCCTCTACCTTTTGATGATATTAGAGCCACTTTCAAAATGTTTCAGTTTGGTCAAGCTCAAGGCGGGAGAAAATTTCAACCACAGGAATACATAGAGTATTTCGAGGATTGAAATTTGAACCCAACGCAGAGATCGGCCAAAATGGGGCGTTTTGAAACTGGCTCATTAGAATATCCATATTTTACTTAGACAATAGCAAAAGATTATCCAGGGTAAAATAATTTGACTTCATTTTTGATTCAGGCATATAAATAAAGGCCTCGGGACTATTAGCGCAATTAGTTATCGTAGCATGCCGAGCTTTTTCATCTACATAGAGCTGATTATCTACATCTCCTGTAGTATTTTTACCAGTCGGTGACTCACTATAATGTACAAATTTAGCCATCCATGTCCGGAATTCGCCGGATTTTTCATACACCTCTTTATACCAGATAGTATAAGTCTCCTGATCAATATAATTTACGTGTAACCCCCAACTATAATATGGATCTTTTGGCATCTGTTCAACAATCCAAACTTTTCTGGGAATATAGGTTATAACTCCTGTTGCAGGTGCCCAGGCAGCACCCTTAAATCCCGGAATTTCATAATTCAATTTGAAGCACCTGCCTGTGTAGGGATATTTTAGAGCAATCCTTCCATCCGGAAATTCCTCAACAGGAATCATATTCGGACTAGTAAAAGGAACAAGTACTGTCTTTTCTCCAATATACTTCCAATTCATTGAACGGTCTTTGCCACTCCAGCCCTGGTTCATATCCATCCATGCATCAGAACCCATATATGGGTCTGACCTCGAGGTTGAGCCGGTTTGTCGAACCCTGCGAATTGCAGGAACAAAGGCATAAG
Coding sequences within it:
- a CDS encoding efflux RND transporter periplasmic adaptor subunit produces the protein MILLLMFLFCLIFAGIFYKDRFQAAPLIEDDTPLVRTMIVDSTTDNIKNYSYSGEVRGRRESQLAFQVGGKIIKRYVELGSMVKQGQILMQIDPQDIAETVNSQIARVAAIKSQLDLAEKNLNRYRQLYEQDVVSRAQLDRYESTYEVAQATYQQAEAQYVQVSNQLKYSSLRTDRSGVVSGISAEAGQVVGPGQIVITMVDEKELEIEIYVPENRIGDLKNVTLIRITFWALPDLIVAGKIREISPMANPVSRTYKVRVSLLQQLPEIKLGMTAKVEIAAPDDQTIIASIPLSALYQTKETPCVWIVREEKVWLRPVRTGIFGNGRVQISDGLKTGEVIVTAGVHKLREGQKVKVMEGDKK
- a CDS encoding TolC family protein encodes the protein MRYCKINLSMIKKWRTILLTVILICYSNAGIAADDVPQMITLSEGLKIVTKQGRAVKIAGFSERIAESDVNVARSGLLPRIDASAGHTSLDRQPAMTVNGMAINTSDSHHYSYSISIQQILFDFYGSLSRYQASSMLLEAKKFDSARIRNSAALEFTVVFYELLESEHLVVAADKDIERLEAHYRDADKLYKAGVTTRNDLLQVQVRLSDARQKQLTLKNLEALRSANLNNLLLRPLNSPVRAEEINNPILPPSNPDLEQLWMEALKKRAEIKIVDRTLNAINLETVAKKSEFLPKFFVRASNDYMENSYQLHENNWSLMFGVNINLFEGGRSMANLQKTGYQKNQLLEQRARLVDEIKLELQRYTLDLHNAYARILANQDAVDQAQENLRINKRRYEEGEGTATQVLDAVTLMTNAETNRIRSIYDYRRAEAATHYATGIDLREIYK
- a CDS encoding efflux RND transporter permease subunit; the encoded protein is MKSFNLTEWALNHKQIIYYFIFITFIGGVISYQNLGRMEDPDYTIRQMIVSVAWPGASAREIEEQVTDKIEKKLQETPGLDYLKSYSTPGKSIIYVALKEDDVHEDEVRPTWLEVRNMVNDIKVTLPQGVVGPFFNDRFDDVFGCVYALTGDGFTYEEMRERAEKIRRNLLRIKDIKKVELLGVQPEIITIEIENGKLALLGIDPAVIARFVAAQNAMAPSGMMETSTDKIFLRTTGMFEKVKELKSLPIRAGGRTFRLGDIAGIKRGYADPPEPKMFYNGLPAIGLAASMEKGGNILDLGQNLDEAIKRIKKELPLGLELNTVSDQPQVVKAAINEFIKVLAEAVIIVIIVCFLSLGLRSGLVVALCIPLVIAGVFIAMQILGIDLHKISLGALIIALGLLVDDAIIAIEMMTVKLEQGWDRFSAASFAYKATAFPLLTGTLVTSAGFIPVFISKGSASEFTGSIFSVVTIALLISWVVAVTVTPLIGFSLVKVKHTPAGHEHNIYDTFFYRLFKRILVWCLTYRWLVIAATVASLIASVFLMGKVKKEFFPASTRPEVVVELRLPEGASLQATEQEAHEFAKHISNDPGIIQYSYYIGKGAPRFVLTAEPTLPNTNFAQFIILARDFEARNRLVKKTKKIFTTSFPNVRGIAKVINTGPSDAYPVMIRVSGINHQKVRDIAKQVRDVMAADSNLRNVNQDWNEKNKVMHLTVDQDKARILGIDSRTLSLNLQSLLSGVPVAEFREKDKTVNIVIRADAKNRSDLSGIKDLNIHIGRGRFIPLGQIATISYDAEEGLIWRRNLKPTITVQAGTIPGVLGNDATAKVFKNLSDLRKSLPQGYSIEIGGAMELSIKSTRWLLEPVPLMILIITTLLILQLHSISKVVLVLLTAPMGIIGVSLGLFLTGRPMGFVVQFGILALAGIIMRNTVILIDQIDQQLKAGESVWNSIINATVLRFRPIMLTAAAAILAMIPISFSVFWGPMAVAIGGGLFGATIMTLVSLPAIYAAWYKAKP
- a CDS encoding VPLPA-CTERM sorting domain-containing protein, with translation MKIHSRIALFSISVSLLFVLSLPIPSFGWVFSSIYPSDSSDSILTFGDGVSTQYSYNTGPVVSNEQYIHTNSIDINHNTGSIKGYSGYSLDTARTVTRTENLINAIAGTNEPAYYANIAGAIFYDSIARGPEEIGNPAYGTVFIDVEGSFNYEFGAPSLAIVGAVGITVIPAGGNYLNSTSYSLSGEYANSEDTSMIPNDSSIYTIEALQVSLPSGEVLYNPTLPEIHTDVQFISQDPDALSLRVSLSVPIQNGDQWMIDGLVGGGATHAYLEDFSEIEIGDTGEVAAASGYVDFQHSATIGIELPEGFTLEGENAPPQSIINYSTSPVPLPGAIWLLCSGLIGIVGFRRKI